A genomic window from Streptomyces sp. NBC_01429 includes:
- a CDS encoding MerR family transcriptional regulator has protein sequence MTLTESSPVLMDGAQSCASPPHRHPRADGDDQYTISEVAALTGLTAHTLRWYERIGLMPHVDRSHTGQRRFRNADLDWLSFVTKLRLTGMPVADMVRYAELIRVGDETFEERRELLARTRRDVLNRIAELQDTVAVLDYKISFYADAHKASERV, from the coding sequence ATGACGCTGACCGAGAGCAGCCCCGTACTGATGGACGGCGCGCAGTCCTGCGCCTCGCCGCCGCACAGGCATCCGCGCGCCGACGGTGACGATCAGTACACGATCAGCGAGGTGGCCGCCCTCACCGGCCTCACCGCGCACACGCTGCGCTGGTACGAGCGCATCGGCCTGATGCCGCACGTCGACAGGTCCCACACCGGCCAGCGCCGCTTCCGCAACGCGGACCTGGACTGGCTCTCCTTCGTCACCAAGCTGCGGCTGACCGGAATGCCCGTCGCGGACATGGTCCGTTACGCCGAGCTGATCCGGGTAGGAGACGAGACGTTCGAGGAGCGCCGGGAGCTGCTGGCGCGGACCCGGCGCGACGTCCTGAACCGGATCGCGGAGCTTCAGGACACGGTCGCCGTCCTCGACTACAAGATCAGTTTTTACGCGGACGCCCACAAGGCGTCGGAGAGGGTCTGA
- a CDS encoding serine hydrolase domain-containing protein: MQSLTMIENWPVPTAAAAAVRADGTVVGSYGPASRRFPLASVTKPLAAYAVLVAYEEGAVELDEPAGPEGATVRHLLAHTSGLAFDEHRTVGAPGTRRLYSNAGFEVLGAHVAEVTGIPFADYLREAVLEPLGMAATSLATDGSPAKDGVSTVDDLIRFAAELQAPRLLDARTVLEAMTVVHPGLAGVLPGYGHQKNNDWGLGFEIRDAKSPHWTGVSSSPHTFGHFGQSGTFLWVDPDAGAACVALADRPFGPWAVEAWPPFTDAVLAELRAG, from the coding sequence ATGCAGAGCCTGACGATGATCGAGAACTGGCCCGTACCCACCGCCGCCGCCGCCGCCGTGCGGGCGGACGGCACCGTCGTCGGATCGTACGGCCCGGCATCGCGACGGTTCCCGCTCGCCTCCGTGACCAAGCCGCTGGCCGCGTACGCGGTGCTGGTGGCGTACGAGGAGGGCGCCGTCGAGCTGGACGAGCCGGCCGGGCCCGAGGGGGCCACCGTCCGGCATCTGCTCGCGCACACCAGCGGGCTGGCCTTCGACGAGCACCGCACCGTCGGCGCTCCCGGCACCCGCAGGCTCTACTCGAACGCCGGGTTCGAGGTGCTCGGCGCGCATGTCGCCGAGGTGACCGGGATCCCGTTCGCCGACTATCTGCGCGAGGCGGTGCTCGAACCGCTGGGCATGGCCGCGACCTCCCTGGCCACGGACGGCTCGCCCGCCAAGGACGGCGTCTCGACCGTGGACGACCTGATCCGGTTCGCCGCCGAACTCCAGGCGCCCCGGCTGCTGGACGCGCGGACGGTGCTGGAGGCCATGACCGTCGTCCACCCCGGGCTCGCCGGGGTGCTGCCGGGCTACGGGCACCAGAAGAACAACGACTGGGGGCTGGGGTTCGAGATCCGGGACGCCAAGTCCCCGCACTGGACGGGCGTTTCGTCCTCGCCGCACACGTTCGGGCACTTCGGCCAGTCCGGCACGTTCCTGTGGGTCGACCCGGACGCGGGCGCGGCGTGCGTGGCGCTGGCCGACCGGCCCTTCGGGCCGTGGGCGGTCGAGGCGTGGCCGCCGTTCACGGACGCGGTGCTGGCGGAGCTGCGCGCGGGCTGA
- a CDS encoding aldo/keto reductase: protein MSDNKSDSRIEKVRLGAGGPEVGSQGLGCMGMSWAYGPTDADEARATLERALELGVTLYDTADVYGDGENEKFLAPFAKAHRDEIVLATKFALGTDPDDPTKRTIRNDRAYLRACVEGSLQRLGVDEIDLYYMHRCDVRVPIEETVGAMAELVAEGKVKYLGLSEVTGGELRAAHAVHPITALQSEWSLFSRDVEANAVPAAAELGVALVPYSPLGRGFLTGAFVNADQELTADDFRRQQPRFTGDNAAANAALLEPVRKIAEGRGATPGQVALAWVQQQAPLHGLAVVPIPGTRRRSRIEENAGATHLILTESEMRLLEPIAAKVAGDRYADMTFTSAGRA from the coding sequence ATGAGCGACAACAAGAGTGACAGCAGGATCGAGAAGGTACGTCTCGGCGCCGGCGGTCCAGAGGTCGGCTCCCAGGGGCTCGGCTGCATGGGCATGAGCTGGGCGTACGGGCCGACGGACGCCGACGAGGCGCGGGCCACCCTGGAACGCGCGCTGGAGCTGGGCGTCACCCTGTACGACACGGCGGACGTGTACGGCGACGGGGAGAACGAGAAGTTCCTCGCGCCCTTCGCCAAGGCGCACCGCGACGAGATCGTCCTCGCCACGAAGTTCGCCCTGGGCACCGACCCCGACGACCCCACGAAGCGGACCATCCGCAACGACCGCGCGTATCTCCGCGCCTGTGTGGAGGGCAGCCTCCAGCGCCTCGGCGTGGACGAGATCGACCTCTACTACATGCACCGGTGCGATGTGCGCGTCCCCATCGAGGAGACGGTCGGCGCCATGGCCGAGCTGGTGGCCGAGGGCAAGGTCAAGTACCTGGGCCTGAGCGAGGTCACCGGCGGCGAGCTGCGGGCCGCGCACGCCGTGCACCCGATCACCGCCCTCCAGTCCGAGTGGTCGCTGTTCAGCCGCGACGTCGAGGCGAACGCGGTCCCGGCCGCAGCCGAACTGGGCGTGGCGCTCGTGCCGTACTCCCCGCTCGGCCGGGGTTTTCTGACGGGCGCGTTCGTCAACGCCGACCAGGAGCTGACCGCCGACGACTTCCGCCGTCAGCAGCCCCGCTTCACCGGCGACAACGCGGCGGCCAACGCCGCGCTGCTCGAACCCGTACGGAAGATCGCCGAGGGGCGCGGCGCCACCCCGGGCCAGGTCGCGCTGGCCTGGGTGCAGCAGCAGGCGCCGCTGCACGGGCTGGCCGTCGTCCCGATCCCTGGCACCCGCAGGCGGAGCCGGATCGAGGAGAACGCGGGGGCGACGCACCTCATCCTGACCGAGAGCGAGATGCGGCTCCTGGAGCCGATCGCCGCCAAGGTCGCCGGCGACCGCTACGCCGACATGACCTTCACCTCGGCCGGCCGCGCGTAG
- a CDS encoding ACP S-malonyltransferase yields the protein MLVLVAPGQGAQTPGFLTPWLDLPGAEARLRAWSAALDLDLVHYGTDADADEIRDTAVAQPLLVAAALLSARQLFPTTADVVRDVGVTAGHSVGELAATALAGVLDDDVAMRLVRVRGLAMAEAAAVTETGMSALLGGDPDTTLAHLDKLGLTPANVNGAGQIVAAGTLEQLAALAEDKPEGVRRVVALKVAGAFHTHHMASAVEQLEAAADSVSAADPLVPYVSNSDGRAVATGAEIVTRLVGQVANPVRWDLCMETFQARGVTAVLELSPGGTLTGIAKRALPGVKTLALKTPDDLDAARALIAEHSSTAE from the coding sequence GTGCTCGTACTCGTCGCTCCCGGCCAAGGCGCTCAGACGCCCGGCTTCCTGACTCCCTGGCTCGATCTGCCCGGTGCCGAAGCCCGGCTGCGGGCGTGGTCGGCCGCGCTCGACCTCGACCTGGTCCACTACGGCACGGACGCCGACGCGGACGAGATCCGCGACACCGCGGTCGCCCAGCCGCTGCTGGTGGCCGCCGCGCTGCTGTCGGCGCGTCAGCTCTTCCCCACCACCGCGGACGTCGTGCGTGACGTCGGTGTCACGGCCGGCCACAGCGTCGGTGAGCTGGCCGCTACGGCGCTCGCCGGTGTGCTGGACGACGACGTCGCGATGCGGCTCGTACGGGTGCGCGGACTGGCGATGGCCGAGGCCGCCGCCGTCACGGAGACCGGTATGTCGGCGCTGCTCGGCGGCGACCCGGACACCACGCTCGCGCACCTCGACAAGCTCGGCCTGACGCCGGCGAACGTGAACGGCGCCGGCCAGATCGTCGCCGCGGGCACGCTCGAACAGCTCGCCGCGCTGGCCGAGGACAAGCCGGAGGGCGTACGGCGCGTGGTCGCGCTCAAGGTCGCCGGGGCGTTCCACACACACCACATGGCCTCCGCCGTCGAGCAGCTCGAAGCCGCCGCGGACTCCGTCTCCGCCGCCGATCCGCTCGTACCGTACGTCTCCAACAGCGACGGGCGGGCCGTCGCCACCGGGGCCGAGATCGTGACCCGGCTGGTCGGCCAGGTCGCCAACCCGGTGCGCTGGGACCTGTGCATGGAGACCTTCCAGGCACGGGGCGTGACCGCGGTGCTCGAACTGTCCCCCGGCGGCACCCTCACCGGCATCGCCAAGCGCGCGCTGCCGGGAGTGAAGACCCTCGCGCTGAAGACCCCCGACGACCTCGACGCCGCCCGCGCGCTGATCGCCGAACACTCCTCCACGGCTGAATAG
- a CDS encoding response regulator transcription factor yields MTIRVIIVDDQAMVRAGFAALLSAQADIDVVGEAPDGRAGVEVSRSTLPDVVLMDVRMPEMDGLAAARALLSPPPGVIHLPKVLMLTTFDVDDYVYEALRAGASGFLLKDAPPADLIAAVRIVAAGEALLAPSVTRRLIADFAQQRPAPRRERSQRLRGLTPRETEVLELIARGLSNQEIADRLVVAEQTVKTHIGRVLSKLGLRDRAQVVIFAYESGLVTPGDATA; encoded by the coding sequence TTGACCATCCGCGTGATCATCGTCGACGACCAGGCCATGGTGCGCGCGGGGTTCGCCGCCCTGCTCTCCGCGCAGGCCGACATCGATGTGGTCGGTGAGGCACCGGACGGACGCGCGGGGGTGGAGGTCAGCCGCTCGACGCTGCCCGATGTGGTCCTGATGGACGTCCGGATGCCGGAGATGGACGGACTGGCCGCCGCCCGGGCGCTGTTGAGCCCGCCGCCCGGGGTGATCCATCTGCCGAAGGTGCTGATGCTGACCACCTTCGACGTGGACGACTACGTGTACGAGGCGCTGCGCGCCGGCGCGTCCGGGTTTCTGCTCAAGGACGCTCCCCCGGCCGATCTGATCGCGGCGGTACGGATCGTCGCGGCCGGGGAGGCGCTGCTCGCGCCGTCCGTGACCCGGCGGCTGATCGCGGACTTCGCCCAGCAGCGCCCGGCCCCGCGCCGGGAGCGCTCGCAGCGGCTGCGCGGGCTGACGCCGCGCGAGACGGAGGTGCTGGAGCTGATCGCCCGGGGCCTGTCCAACCAGGAGATCGCGGACCGGCTGGTGGTCGCCGAGCAGACGGTGAAGACCCATATCGGCCGGGTGCTGTCCAAGCTCGGCCTGCGCGACCGGGCGCAGGTGGTGATCTTCGCGTACGAGTCGGGGCTGGTCACCCCCGGCGACGCGACCGCCTGA
- a CDS encoding PucR family transcriptional regulator, which translates to MRQSCPVPEASNEPRPHPHPATLRRLERSSGRLAADAIARMDETLPWYRAMPPENRSWIGLVAQAGIAAFTEWFRHPEAPQAISTDVFGTAPRELTRAITLRQTVEMVRTSIEVMESAVGEVAAPGDEAVLREALLVYAREIAFATAQVYAQAAEARGAWDARLESLVVNAVLSGEADEGTISRAAALGWNSPEHVCVLLGTAPDGDSELTVEAIRRASRHAKLQVLTGVLGNRLVVIAGGSDNPLQVAKALIGPYAAGPVVAGPVVPDLLAATKSAQAAAAGLKACFAWQDAPRPVLSDDLLPERAIASDPAAREQLVEEIYRPLEEAGSALLETLSVYLEQASSLEGAARMLFVHPNTVRYRLRRVTDVTGWSPSDVRSAFTLRIALILGRLADGDPRS; encoded by the coding sequence ATGAGGCAGTCTTGTCCCGTGCCAGAAGCCTCGAACGAACCCCGTCCGCATCCGCATCCCGCGACACTGCGGCGGCTGGAGCGGTCCTCCGGCCGGCTCGCCGCGGACGCCATCGCCCGCATGGACGAGACGCTGCCGTGGTACCGCGCGATGCCGCCGGAGAACCGTTCGTGGATCGGGCTGGTCGCCCAGGCGGGGATCGCCGCGTTCACCGAGTGGTTCCGGCATCCGGAAGCCCCGCAGGCCATCTCGACCGATGTCTTCGGTACGGCGCCGCGCGAGCTGACGCGGGCGATCACTTTGCGCCAGACCGTGGAGATGGTGCGTACCTCGATCGAGGTAATGGAGAGCGCGGTCGGCGAGGTCGCCGCCCCGGGTGACGAGGCCGTGCTGCGCGAGGCGCTGCTGGTCTACGCGCGGGAGATCGCCTTCGCGACCGCCCAGGTGTACGCGCAGGCCGCCGAGGCGCGCGGCGCGTGGGACGCCCGGCTGGAGTCGCTGGTGGTCAACGCCGTGCTCTCCGGTGAGGCCGACGAGGGCACGATCTCGCGGGCGGCGGCGCTCGGCTGGAACTCCCCGGAACACGTCTGCGTACTGCTCGGCACCGCCCCCGACGGGGACAGCGAGCTGACGGTGGAGGCGATCCGCCGGGCCTCCAGGCACGCCAAGCTCCAGGTGCTCACGGGGGTGCTGGGCAACCGGCTCGTGGTGATCGCCGGCGGCAGCGACAACCCGCTCCAGGTCGCCAAGGCCCTGATCGGCCCCTATGCGGCGGGTCCCGTCGTGGCGGGCCCGGTCGTGCCCGATCTGCTGGCCGCCACCAAGTCGGCGCAGGCCGCAGCCGCCGGGCTGAAGGCGTGTTTCGCCTGGCAGGACGCCCCGCGGCCGGTCCTCTCGGACGATCTCCTGCCGGAGCGCGCGATCGCCTCCGACCCTGCCGCGCGCGAGCAGTTGGTGGAGGAGATCTACAGACCGCTGGAAGAGGCGGGGTCGGCGCTGCTGGAGACTCTGAGTGTCTATCTGGAGCAGGCGAGCAGTCTGGAGGGTGCCGCGCGGATGCTCTTCGTACATCCCAACACCGTGCGCTACCGGCTCCGACGTGTGACTGACGTCACCGGGTGGTCACCGTCCGACGTCAGGTCGGCGTTCACACTGAGGATCGCATTGATCCTGGGACGCTTGGCCGACGGCGATCCACGGTCCTAG
- a CDS encoding sensor histidine kinase, with protein MTPPSPARPPGTLRLLAGALWTPSDSTEPLLAHAPRRWQRLAPYVVTLGFAVVLLPVTASVLSQVYRLGGGWAGALAITQAAPLVLAVTRPLQAWWIIFASDVIGGVLLQSADTIAGRPWPWTPMVIVGYLVLMICLGLRESRRTLLAVWLATGFAGAFFEIIAQPGGGGADGGTHILLTVLSGALLVVVAALRERGDAQRRLAEQETISEGERARRTLLEERTRIARELHDVVAHHMSVITVQADSAAYRIDGLPDAAREEFATIAASARESLTEMRRLLAVLRSDGADGERTPQPGLGRVQQLVEATLRAGVPAELSLPADLGPVPPAVDLSAYRIVQEALANVVRHAAGARTRVSVLAHDGWLTVLVVNDAAVGRSSLLETSGTGHGLVGMRERVRLTGGTLDTGPLPDGGFRVAARLPLTAPKDAP; from the coding sequence ATGACGCCTCCCTCCCCCGCCAGGCCGCCGGGCACGCTGCGCCTCCTCGCCGGTGCCCTGTGGACACCCTCCGACTCCACCGAGCCGCTCCTCGCGCACGCGCCCAGGCGGTGGCAGCGCCTCGCACCGTACGTCGTCACCCTCGGGTTCGCCGTCGTGCTGCTGCCGGTCACCGCCAGCGTGCTCAGCCAGGTCTACCGGCTCGGCGGCGGCTGGGCGGGGGCGCTCGCCATCACCCAGGCCGCGCCGCTGGTGCTCGCCGTGACCCGGCCGCTCCAGGCGTGGTGGATCATCTTCGCCTCCGATGTCATCGGGGGCGTCCTGCTCCAGAGCGCGGACACAATCGCGGGACGGCCCTGGCCGTGGACGCCGATGGTCATCGTCGGCTACCTGGTGCTGATGATCTGCCTGGGGCTGCGCGAATCGCGCCGTACCCTGCTCGCCGTCTGGCTCGCCACCGGCTTCGCCGGAGCCTTCTTCGAGATCATCGCGCAGCCCGGCGGCGGCGGCGCCGACGGCGGTACCCACATCCTGCTGACCGTCCTCAGCGGGGCCCTCCTCGTCGTCGTCGCCGCCCTGCGCGAGCGCGGCGACGCGCAGCGCAGGCTGGCCGAGCAGGAGACCATCAGCGAGGGTGAACGGGCCCGGCGGACGCTGCTGGAGGAGCGGACCCGGATCGCGCGGGAGCTGCACGACGTGGTGGCGCACCACATGTCGGTGATCACTGTGCAGGCGGACTCGGCGGCCTACCGGATCGACGGGCTGCCGGACGCCGCGCGCGAGGAGTTCGCCACGATCGCCGCGAGCGCGCGGGAGTCCCTGACGGAGATGCGGCGGCTGCTCGCCGTGCTCCGCAGCGACGGCGCCGACGGCGAGCGGACGCCGCAGCCCGGCCTCGGCCGGGTCCAGCAGCTGGTGGAGGCGACGCTACGGGCCGGAGTGCCGGCCGAGCTGTCGCTGCCCGCCGACCTGGGTCCCGTACCGCCCGCCGTGGATCTGTCCGCGTACCGCATCGTGCAGGAGGCGCTGGCCAATGTGGTGCGGCACGCGGCCGGTGCGCGGACCCGGGTGTCGGTGCTCGCGCACGACGGCTGGCTGACCGTGCTGGTCGTCAACGACGCCGCTGTCGGGCGCAGTTCGCTGCTGGAGACGTCCGGTACCGGACACGGGCTGGTGGGGATGCGCGAGCGCGTACGGTTGACGGGCGGCACGCTGGACACCGGGCCGCTGCCCGACGGGGGTTTCCGGGTCGCGGCACGCCTCCCGCTCACCGCTCCGAAGGACGCTCCTTGA
- a CDS encoding alpha/beta hydrolase → MRRYGRTLAAAALTATVVAGTAGWASGTAQRAVTGPPPGSAAWRADTSLGRPLPDPATASPGQVAAFFRQLTVRQKDSLARHHPLVVGNLDGAPVTLRYAANARAIRAEHSPRHERLAAPGRHILAFDPRGRGQVAEVYGDLETARHVSVVVPGADIDAATFDRAKDPYGTPAGMAASLRDATGDRTAVVAWTGYTTPVGVGLDAATGDLAEAGAGRLVRFTRGLAAVGAHEPVLFCHSYGSVVCGLAAHQVNASDIVVFGSPGMRAGDVAGLRTGARVWAAKDESDWISKVPNVEFAGLGHGADPAGSGFGARRVPASLAQGHTGYFAPGTDSLRAFAAIAQGRAMGQAMGQAMDQAMDQGRAKAQDRATARNLATAEGRTERTVR, encoded by the coding sequence ATGCGCCGTTACGGAAGGACCCTGGCCGCCGCCGCGCTGACGGCGACCGTGGTCGCGGGAACGGCGGGCTGGGCGTCCGGCACCGCGCAGCGGGCGGTGACCGGGCCGCCGCCCGGCAGCGCGGCCTGGCGCGCCGACACCTCTCTCGGCCGGCCGCTGCCCGATCCGGCCACCGCGTCCCCCGGCCAGGTGGCCGCCTTCTTCCGGCAATTGACGGTGCGTCAGAAAGACTCCCTGGCAAGGCATCACCCGCTCGTCGTCGGCAATCTCGACGGCGCCCCGGTCACCCTCCGGTACGCGGCCAACGCGCGGGCGATCCGCGCCGAGCACAGCCCGCGCCACGAACGGCTCGCGGCTCCCGGCCGGCACATCCTCGCCTTCGATCCCCGGGGGCGCGGTCAAGTGGCCGAGGTGTACGGGGACTTGGAGACGGCCCGCCATGTGTCCGTCGTCGTGCCCGGCGCCGACATCGACGCGGCGACCTTCGACCGTGCGAAGGATCCGTACGGCACCCCCGCAGGCATGGCCGCGTCGCTGCGGGACGCGACCGGCGACCGTACCGCCGTGGTCGCCTGGACCGGCTACACGACCCCGGTCGGGGTGGGGCTCGACGCGGCCACCGGGGATCTCGCGGAGGCGGGGGCCGGGCGGCTGGTCCGCTTCACCCGGGGGCTCGCGGCGGTCGGCGCCCACGAGCCGGTGCTGTTCTGCCACAGCTACGGCTCGGTGGTGTGCGGGCTCGCGGCCCACCAGGTGAACGCCTCCGACATCGTGGTGTTCGGCTCCCCCGGAATGCGCGCCGGTGATGTGGCGGGGCTGCGGACCGGCGCCCGGGTCTGGGCGGCCAAGGACGAATCCGACTGGATCTCCAAGGTCCCGAACGTCGAGTTCGCCGGGCTCGGCCACGGCGCCGATCCGGCCGGTTCCGGTTTCGGCGCCCGCCGGGTGCCCGCCTCCCTGGCCCAGGGCCACACCGGCTACTTCGCGCCCGGCACCGACTCGCTGCGCGCCTTCGCCGCCATAGCCCAGGGCCGGGCCATGGGTCAGGCCATGGGTCAGGCCATGGACCAGGCCATGGACCAGGGCCGGGCCAAAGCTCAGGACCGCGCCACCGCCCGGAACCTGGCCACCGCTGAGGGCCGGACGGAAAGGACCGTCCGATGA
- a CDS encoding acyltransferase family protein: protein MTTLATTVAAIEARTPAHRDRAIDGLRALALLAVPTGHWLLGGFTLDADGALRNASPLSAFGGLAPVSWVLQMLGIFFLVGGYASVLSYRRRKSTTGAWLRQRLVRLGRPVLGVTAVWAVLLPVLYALGVPGTTLRTGTTLVIQPLWFVGVYVGVTALTPYCVRAARRMGVWAAAPLLGSVAVVDFLRYGPYAQDVPSWLSLVNILPGWLFAYQLGVAWGEGRVGRREARALLVGGALLFAALLAVFHYPASMVGVPGEVRTNSHPPSLLVLALAAAQSGAAILLRDRIGALLRRPALWAPVVVVNLSAMTILCWHQTAMLAAAVPGAALGGAVTGLTTAPDSPGWIVARLTWMPLFAALLVLIGRHARAFDGPWAAGTRAARARRAAAGLLAAGFAVYALGAL from the coding sequence ATGACGACGCTCGCCACGACCGTCGCGGCGATCGAGGCGCGGACCCCCGCCCACCGCGACCGCGCGATCGACGGTCTGCGCGCCCTCGCGCTGCTCGCCGTGCCCACCGGGCACTGGCTGCTCGGCGGCTTCACCCTCGACGCGGACGGCGCGCTGCGCAACGCGAGCCCGCTCTCCGCCTTCGGCGGCCTCGCGCCGGTCAGCTGGGTGCTCCAGATGCTGGGGATCTTCTTCCTGGTCGGCGGGTACGCGTCCGTGCTCTCGTACCGCCGCCGGAAGTCCACGACCGGCGCCTGGCTGCGGCAGCGGCTGGTGCGGCTGGGCAGGCCGGTGCTCGGGGTGACGGCGGTCTGGGCGGTGCTGCTCCCGGTGCTGTACGCGCTCGGCGTGCCCGGCACCACGCTGCGGACCGGCACGACGCTGGTGATCCAGCCGCTGTGGTTCGTCGGGGTGTACGTGGGGGTGACCGCGCTGACCCCGTACTGCGTGCGCGCCGCGCGGCGGATGGGGGTCTGGGCGGCGGCTCCGCTGCTGGGGAGCGTCGCGGTGGTGGACTTCCTGCGGTACGGGCCGTACGCGCAGGACGTACCGTCCTGGCTGAGCCTGGTGAACATCCTGCCGGGCTGGCTGTTCGCGTACCAGCTGGGCGTCGCCTGGGGCGAGGGGCGCGTCGGCCGGCGCGAGGCGCGCGCCCTGCTCGTCGGCGGCGCGCTGCTGTTCGCGGCGCTGCTGGCCGTCTTCCACTATCCGGCGTCGATGGTCGGGGTGCCCGGCGAGGTACGGACCAACTCCCATCCGCCGTCGCTGCTGGTCCTCGCCCTGGCCGCAGCGCAGAGCGGTGCGGCGATCCTGCTCCGCGACCGGATCGGGGCCCTGCTGCGGCGGCCCGCGCTGTGGGCTCCGGTGGTCGTCGTCAATCTGTCGGCGATGACGATCCTGTGCTGGCACCAGACGGCGATGCTGGCCGCCGCCGTGCCCGGGGCCGCGCTGGGCGGCGCGGTGACCGGGCTGACCACGGCGCCCGACTCGCCCGGCTGGATCGTGGCCCGGCTGACGTGGATGCCGCTCTTCGCCGCCCTGCTCGTCCTCATCGGGCGCCACGCCCGCGCCTTCGACGGCCCGTGGGCGGCGGGGACGCGTGCGGCGCGGGCCCGCCGCGCGGCGGCCGGGCTGCTGGCGGCGGGCTTCGCGGTGTACGCGCTGGGGGCCCTCTGA
- a CDS encoding pirin family protein, whose translation MILVRHAAQRYAGGDPAAGIESLHAFSFGRFYDPDNLRFGALLACNEERLAPGAGFDEHPHSQTEIVTWVVTGELTHRDSAGHATVVRAGDLQRLGSASGVRHVERNDGPDPLVFVQMWLAPLEPGGEPAYEVVRDVEDSVPYAVERAGAVLRVSRPGAGERRAVPEAPCVYVHVVRGGVRLAEEPLGPGDSARITDGAGLELVAGPAGAEVLLWELPG comes from the coding sequence GTGATTCTCGTACGGCACGCGGCCCAGCGGTACGCCGGGGGCGACCCGGCGGCAGGCATCGAATCCCTGCACGCCTTCTCCTTCGGGCGGTTCTACGACCCGGACAACCTGCGCTTCGGCGCGCTCCTCGCCTGCAACGAGGAGCGCCTCGCGCCCGGCGCCGGCTTCGACGAACACCCGCACAGCCAGACCGAGATCGTCACCTGGGTCGTGACGGGCGAGCTGACCCACCGCGACTCGGCGGGACACGCCACCGTGGTGCGCGCGGGCGACCTCCAGCGGCTCGGATCGGCCTCCGGGGTACGGCACGTGGAGCGCAACGACGGCCCGGACCCGCTGGTCTTCGTACAGATGTGGCTCGCGCCCCTGGAGCCGGGCGGCGAGCCCGCGTACGAGGTCGTGCGGGACGTCGAGGACTCGGTTCCGTACGCCGTGGAGCGGGCCGGGGCGGTGCTGCGCGTGAGCCGTCCGGGCGCGGGCGAACGCCGCGCCGTGCCCGAGGCGCCGTGCGTGTACGTCCATGTGGTGCGCGGCGGCGTACGGCTCGCGGAAGAGCCCCTGGGCCCCGGGGACTCGGCCCGGATCACGGACGGGGCGGGGCTGGAGCTGGTCGCGGGCCCGGCGGGCGCCGAAGTGCTGCTCTGGGAGCTGCCGGGCTGA
- a CDS encoding DUF4429 domain-containing protein, whose product MGDVLTGIHATWEFESDSVLIRFERGIRTPKLFQALGARGERRIPHQALESVTLTPGKRGTVVLHAAPRAGADPLAEAAAGQLRESVDPYRLVLPAERESLAAYFADELRSALSRDRLLRREDPAERYLVAAPEPPLHFKAYDGKASFDGERVLFRWFWTGASSAKWKAGDQNIPVADLQGVEWRSPDLFDGYLRLLRRDGASGTDRTECTDRTHGQDGRHGTDGAARADHDPAAVVFGLGYGPVHESLPFAAAVLEAVQGTSGSRAAVPVPALAAARRDPADVADSIRHLGELHEAGLVTDEEFTAKKAELLEEL is encoded by the coding sequence ATGGGTGATGTGCTGACGGGGATCCATGCCACCTGGGAGTTCGAGAGCGACTCCGTGCTCATCCGCTTCGAACGGGGGATCAGAACACCGAAGCTGTTCCAGGCGCTGGGGGCACGGGGCGAACGCCGTATCCCCCACCAGGCGCTGGAGTCGGTGACGCTCACTCCCGGGAAACGCGGGACGGTGGTGCTGCACGCCGCGCCGAGAGCGGGCGCCGACCCGCTGGCGGAGGCCGCGGCGGGCCAGCTCAGGGAGAGCGTCGATCCGTACCGGCTGGTGCTGCCCGCGGAGCGCGAGTCCCTGGCCGCGTACTTCGCGGACGAGCTGCGCTCGGCGCTGTCCCGGGACCGCCTGCTGCGGCGCGAGGATCCCGCCGAGCGCTATCTCGTGGCCGCGCCCGAGCCTCCGCTGCACTTCAAGGCGTACGACGGCAAGGCGTCCTTCGACGGCGAGCGGGTGCTGTTCCGCTGGTTCTGGACCGGCGCGTCCTCCGCGAAGTGGAAGGCGGGCGACCAGAACATCCCGGTCGCGGACCTCCAGGGGGTCGAGTGGCGCTCACCCGACCTCTTCGACGGCTACCTGCGGCTGCTGCGACGCGACGGCGCGAGCGGTACGGACCGTACGGAATGTACGGACCGCACTCACGGCCAGGACGGGCGGCACGGTACGGACGGAGCCGCCCGCGCCGACCACGATCCGGCGGCCGTCGTCTTCGGGCTCGGCTACGGCCCGGTGCACGAGTCGCTGCCGTTCGCGGCGGCCGTCCTCGAAGCCGTCCAGGGCACGTCCGGCAGCCGCGCGGCCGTCCCGGTCCCGGCGCTCGCCGCCGCGCGCCGGGACCCGGCGGACGTCGCGGACTCGATCCGGCACCTCGGGGAGCTGCACGAGGCGGGGCTGGTGACGGACGAGGAGTTCACGGCGAAGAAGGCGGAGCTGCTGGAGGAGCTGTGA